A single region of the Sorghum bicolor cultivar BTx623 chromosome 9, Sorghum_bicolor_NCBIv3, whole genome shotgun sequence genome encodes:
- the LOC8068211 gene encoding signal recognition particle receptor subunit alpha homolog, producing MLEELLIFTRGGLILWALSGGGGGKGSPVDALIRNCLLEERSAGGDGPGFFQDGKHALKWAFHNGLGLVFVAVYRRVLRLLYVDDLLAAVRAEFARVYHPKRTTYDGFGDVFRQLHLEAQARAEEMSRANNKQKPVDAASPHRRPRPQPPVVHNSPGDSESDGNGGNGDGSKKDSSDGVSGEKEEEKEDGQAFDLSFFSNLRTRFTHRNKDKTNTNKPIKKDVNKRKNPRDGNNNEHSDRKLDFSDPTDASKQTDNARVNQGQSKVDLAETVEDGTRTKGWFSSVFQSIAGGNSVIERSDLQPALKALKDRLMTKNVAEEIAEKLCESVAASLEGKKQGSFTSTASTVQAAMEAALVRILTPSRSIDVLRDVHAAKDSGRPYVIVFVGVNGVGKSTNLAKVAYWLLQHDLTVTLAACDTFRSGAVEQLRTHARRLQIPVFEKGYQRDPAVVAKQAIEEAARSRSDVVLVDTAGRMQDNEPLMRALSKLIAVNSPDLVLFVGEALVGNDAVDQLTQFHQKLADLSPVHVEKRLIDGILLSKFDTVDDKVGAALSMVYVSGAPVMFVGCGQSYTDLKKLNVKSIVNTLLK from the coding sequence atgttggaggagctgcTCATCTTCACGCGCGGCGGCCTGATCCTATGGGCgctcagcggcggcggcggcggcaagggcTCGCCGGTGGACGCGCTCATCCGCAACTGCCTCCTCGAGGAGCGGTCCGCCGGCGGCGACGGGCCGGGCTTCTTCCAGGACGGCAAGCACGCGCTCAAGTGGGCGTTCCACAACGGGCTCGGCCTCGTCTTCGTGGCGGTGTACCGGCGCGTGCTCCGCCTCCTCTACGTCGACGACCTCCTCGCCGCCGTCCGCGCCGAGTTCGCGCGGGTCTATCACCCCAAGCGCACCACCTACGACGGCTTCGGCGACGTGTTCCGGCAGCTCCACCTCGAGGCCCAAGCGCGCGCCGAGGAGATGAGCAGGGCGAATAATAAACAGAAGCCCGTTGATGCTGCGTCGCCCCATCGCCGTCCGCGGCCACAACCACCTGTCGTCCACAATTCTCCTGGTGATTCTGAATCTGacggcaatggtggcaatggtGATGGGAGCAAGAAGGATTCCTCCGATGGCGTCTCCGgggagaaagaggaggagaAGGAAGATGGCCAGGCCTTTGATCTGAGTTTCTTCTCGAATCTGCGAACAAGGTTCACCCACAGAAATAAGGATAAGACTAACACCAAcaagccgatcaagaaagaTGTTAATAAGAGGAAAAACCCTAGGGATGGGAACAACAATGAGCATTCAGACAGGAAGCTGGATTTCTCAGACCCAACTGATGCCAGCAAGCAGACGGATAATGCGCGAGTCAATCAGGGACAGAGCAAGGTCGATCTTGCTGAAACGGTTGAAGATGGCACAAGAACCAAAGGATGGTTCTCCTCAGTGTTCCAGAGCATCGCAGGTGGCAACAGCGTAATCGAAAGGTCCGATCTGCAACCAGCGCTCAAGGCTCTCAAAGACAGGCTGATGACCAAGAACGTGGCGGAGGAGATCGCCGAGAAGCTCTGCGAGTCCGTGGCGGCAAGCCTGGAGGGCAAGAAGCAGGGGTCTTTCACGAGCACAGCCTCCACCGTCCAGGCAGCCATGGAGGCGGCTCTCGTGCGCATCCTGACGCCAAGCCGGTCCATCGACGTGCTGAGAGACGTGCACGCGGCCAAGGACAGTGGGAGGCCGTACGTCATCGTCTTCGTCGGGGTGAACGGCGTCGGCAAGTCCACCAACCTCGCCAAGGTCGCCTACTGGCTCCTCCAGCACGACCTCACCGTCACCCTCGCGGCGTGCGACACCTTCCGGTCCGGCGCCGTCGAGCAGCTGCGCACCCACGCGCGCAGGCTCCAGATACCCGTCTTCGAGAAAGGGTACCAGAGAGACCCGGCGGTCGTGGCGAAGCAGGCCATAGAGGAAGCGGCGCGGAGCAGGTCAGACGTCGTCCTGGTCGACACCGCTGGGCGTATGCAGGACAACGAGCCGCTCATGAGGGCGCTCTCCAAGCTCATCGCCGTCAACAGCCCGGACCTCGTCCTGTTCGTCGGAGAGGCGTTGGTTGGGAACGACGCCGTCGATCAGCTCACCCAGTTCCACCAGAAGCTCGCGGACCTGTCGCCTGTTCATGTAGAGAAGAGGTTGATCGATGGCATCCTGCTCAGCAAGTTTGACACGGTTGATGACAAGGTTGGTGCGGCGCTCTCCATGGTTTATGTGTCTGGAGCTCCGGTCATGTTTGTTGGCTGTGGTCAGTCTTACACTGACCTCAAGAAGCTGAATGTTAAGTCCATTGTTAACACCCTGCTCAAGTGA